The Gloeomargarita lithophora Alchichica-D10 genomic sequence TTCCCCCCGCACCTTGGCCGCCCCCACCGCAATCGCCAGAATTTGTTTCAGTTCCGTTTGTCCCAGGTATTCCGCCAGGGATTGGGGACGCAAGGAATCCTCAGGTAGTACCTGGATTTCCTGCACCGTCACCTGGGGTTTTAAGAGCGGATTGCGCCCCCCCTCGTCCTGGGAGGAGACAATCGCCATGGTTAGGAGGGCAACTTCACTTCAATATCCACCCCGGCGGGCAAGTCCAGCTTCATCAGGGCATCAATGGTTTTGGGCTGGGGTTGGTAAATATCAATAATCCGCCGGTGGGTGCGGCTCTCAAAATGCTCCCGGGAGTCCTTGTCCACGTGGGGAGAGCGCAAAAGGCAATAAATGCGCCGCTGGGTGGGCAGGGGAATTGGCCCCACCGCATGGGCTTGGGTACGGTTCACCGTGTCCATAATCCGTTCACAGGAGGCATCTAGCAGGCGATGATCATAGGCCTGGAGCCGGATGCGGATTTTTTGTTTGGTCAAAGAAGCCATAAAAATTACTCCCAAAAAAGGAGGGAACCGCCCAACAGCGGCTCCCCAAAATCAATTAAACGAGGATTTTGCTCACCACACCGGCACCGATGGTACGGCCACCTTCGCGGATGGCAAAGCGCATCCCCTGCTCAATGGCAATCGGGTGGATCAGTTCCACCGTCATTTTAATCCGGTCACCCGGCATGACCATTTCCACATTTTTCCCATCGTCCGTGGTGTAGGCTTTGATGGTGCCGGTCACATCGGTGGTACGCACGTAGAACTGGGGTTTGTAGCCGGAGAAAAAGGGCGTGTGCCGTCCCCCTTCCTCTTTTTTCAACACATACACCTCGGATTCAAACTCCGTGTGGGGCTTGATACTGCCGGGTTTGGCCATCACCATCCCCCGCTCAATATCGGTTTTTTGAATCCCCCGCAACAGCATGCCGATGTTGTCCCCGGCGATCCCCTCTTCCAAGGTTTTTTGGAACATTTCCAACCCGGTTACCGTGACCGTACGGGTTTCCCGCAGGCCGACAATCTCCACGGTTTCCCCCACTTTCACCTTGCCCCGCTCGATCCGCCCCGTGGCAACCGTGCCCCGACCGGTGATGGAAAACACGTCTTCCACCGCCATCAGGAAGGGCTTATCAATTTCCCGCTCCGGGGTTTCGATGTAGCTGTCAACCGCATCCATCAAATCATAGATTTTGTCCACCCATTCGTTCTCCCCCCTTTTGATTTTGGGGTTTTTTTGCATCGCTTCTAGGGCTTGCAAACCCGACCCCCGGATGATGGGAATGTCATCCCCCGGAAAGTCGTAGTTGCTCAACAATTCCTGCAATTCCAGTTCCACGAGTTCGAGCAATTCCTCGTCCTCGGCCATGTCCACTTTATTCAAGAACACCACGATATTGGGCACCCCCACCTGCTTGGCCAGCAGGATATGCTC encodes the following:
- the rpsJ gene encoding 30S ribosomal protein S10, producing the protein MASLTKQKIRIRLQAYDHRLLDASCERIMDTVNRTQAHAVGPIPLPTQRRIYCLLRSPHVDKDSREHFESRTHRRIIDIYQPQPKTIDALMKLDLPAGVDIEVKLPS
- the tuf gene encoding elongation factor Tu, with protein sequence MARAKFERNKPHVNIGTIGHVDHGKTTLTAAITMTLAAMGNAKARKYDDIDAAPEEKARGITINTAHVEYETDNRHYAHVDCPGHADYVKNMITGAAQMDGGILVVAATDGPMPQTREHILLAKQVGVPNIVVFLNKVDMAEDEELLELVELELQELLSNYDFPGDDIPIIRGSGLQALEAMQKNPKIKRGENEWVDKIYDLMDAVDSYIETPEREIDKPFLMAVEDVFSITGRGTVATGRIERGKVKVGETVEIVGLRETRTVTVTGLEMFQKTLEEGIAGDNIGMLLRGIQKTDIERGMVMAKPGSIKPHTEFESEVYVLKKEEGGRHTPFFSGYKPQFYVRTTDVTGTIKAYTTDDGKNVEMVMPGDRIKMTVELIHPIAIEQGMRFAIREGGRTIGAGVVSKILV